The Onthophagus taurus isolate NC chromosome 2, IU_Otau_3.0, whole genome shotgun sequence genome includes a window with the following:
- the LOC111427291 gene encoding rapamycin-insensitive companion of mTOR, with protein sequence MAVASWMLGKRSLRPKYSRSQQTNLEDYVKLDLEIDPYENATEILKELTKNTTLSETKRLNYLNAFVKLTLHVKRDISILGFTVEDILICLRICVVNEMTQVRSGGFRAIRHVLNSEEDVVQFNKLLFPYLIARSFDLLLKNDVERIEAMKLVRKVMFLSPNNFHVAVSRSLVAFAKGGIEEKDRMLRACLATLSELCVLNPDVFIASGGVAAITRNLLECQTPRIAESLCGVLLLLLDRPITRNYAAVDLHCICAPYCDFHYRHGWMDKNRDERELRFNCSRLALLSLLRSWSGILHLCDPFDSKGFKAIVDVLYLNQLEVRKAVLDLLYELLGLPQPEWSDELSVALTAVDPAEPQAAWRLNEGFIVAEGRAVLPHLARTTPSITDMHLSLLLYCFLEAGLLGALVEVIITSDTFISVRATVLLGELIRLIQVMLPPECCNLSPALPDLLKYAVTNKPQALRAITALQQSHKMLRRRPASYSLYLDFILQSGNFIKTSNKIECGKKYKVGQLKTKLSQFVLKEDDFIRDSCVLVNKDPHSWDWGLVKVLLKDEKIFKIDVTETTHRNFLKRLIDFYKPTNHLYSHTDLTIEKRYYTLVGIELIQCLLRLDDDYCTRLLHELFGDISNNITAITSNKSPHDCLFSPLHMGNTQCQSYFLFIGRLGSAAKGVRILQNLTIFEQLQQLASTTNHSCYVKLIISSLDYKSDSPSKQLLSSVLICRNENSRLYATQFLLILLRAGVPDFASWGIEFLAKQLKDESRSIRLAALNVLHEACEVPQCLDSLANINPDLLGAMGEKGLFLLIRFLSTTAGFHLLEMNGFVYKEITRWNETFNYRYVRLVETETSDALTLNQRGEDGRYDKRTSSNKQTMKKDVFLPPHLYGQLSSHKEGFRILLENIPFDHMTQALEVGKCDTEDDILTLKAYLWALSHLGSSKLGAEALNAKNAITYIVHLAEKCEVYSIKATAFYCLGLIATTKFGADCLFKLRWVSSRHDRHDRWPVIEDENWEDENIKLPSYDIAYRSDSERSSDRLFPFAEETTTDTSITTDDEILFMGDAELTSDQKRSQTLPNNQSYTHFHVRSLSESRTYDAITGVDHKYSFSKRVGGGDVKRRELSGTESTSGVGSSESVVGKNIRNDRTQTLSPIPSSSSLLTLKTERNRRYSESSKQQSILSITPSDKSTVSPPSSSCGKPSYQDLKGYRELARLKYQDEHSDFLRHFQYRFSTLRSDKTSGGGGSSYSTSTTYDEYMEIFGGDKRSTELYRRPVRHDEKHSSRRKRCYMGICLPLELGNLFPESRSLGRGLVRSGSENGADTMIRRKVDITIHNKKLCFKCSQLRNLNLSRSSSIFKAQNQSMSKSEDEIIVDQEEALKTEILLQIERLANPLFTKSAKQTLLLQKQKNPDIFKDMCLYSDVCRTVSENVYRLGPRRIIQELFLDVAFDFTNTDVDAILAKERNYYDDVVVGGCCSLVVSATNKNVIKGFDVVTKPTALKEATITECSTKTENVPVTIRTLDKLKFTYNENKFPIKNRNDDEKQVIK encoded by the exons atggcaGTGGCAAGTTGGATGCTTGGCAAACGTAGTCTACGACCCAAATATAGTCGCA gtCAACAAACTAACTTGGAAGACTATGTCAAATTGGATCTTGAAATAG atccATATGAAAACGCAACTGAAATTCTTAAAGAACTGACAAAAAACACGACTTTATCAGAAACTAAACGACTGAATTATTTGAATGCGTTTGTTAAACTCACTTTACATGTTAAAAGAGATATATCTATATTAGGATTTACTGTAGAAGATATATTAATATg tttacgAATATGTGTTGTAAACGAAATGACTCAAGTGCGATCGGGTGGTTTTCGTGCCATCCGACACGTTCTTAACTCAGAAGAAGACGTCGTTCAATTTAATAAGCTCCTATTCCCTTATTTAATAGCAAGatcttttgatttattattaaaaaacgacGTCGAACGTATCGAGGCTATGAAACTCGTTCGAAAAGTGATGTTCCTCTCGCCCAATAATTTCCATGTGGCCGTTTCTCGTAGTTTGGTCGCGTTCGCTAAGGGCGGTATCGAGGAAAAAGATCGTATGCTCAGGGCTTGTCTCGCGACTCTCTCAGAATTATGTGTTCTTAACCCAGATGTGTTCATTGCTTCGGGAGGTGTGGCAGCTATCACTAGGAATTTACTTGAATGTCAAACCCCTAGAATTGCAGAGTCTTTATGTGGCGTTTTACTTTTGCTTTTGGATCGACCAATTACTAGGAATTATGCGGCGGTGGATTTACATTGTATTTGTGCTCCTTATTGCGATTTTCATTATAGACATGGATGGATGGATAAAAATAG ggATGAACGTGAATTAAGATTTAATTGTAGTCGCTTGGCTCTTCTTTCGTTATTACGAAGCTGGTCTGGTATTTTACATTTATGCGACCCCTTTGATAGTAAAGGTTTTAAAGCGATTGTTGATGTGCTTTACTTAAATCAACTCGAAGTTAGg AAAGCCGTATTGGATTTACTTTATGAATTATTAGGTCTTCCCCAACCAGAATGGAGTGATGAACTATCTGTTGCTTTAACAGCTGTTGACCCCGCTGAACCGCAGGCGGCTTGGCGATTAAATGAAGGGTTTATTGTCGCTGAGGGTCGAGCGGTTCTTCCTCATTTAGCTAGAACAACTCCCAGCATAACCGATATGCATTTATCATTGCTTTTGTATTGTTTCCTGGAGGCTGGACTTTTAGGTGCATTAGTTGAAGTTATTATTACAAGTGATACATTTATTAGTGTTCGAGCAACGGTTTTATTgg gggAGCTAATAAGATTAATACAAGTAATGTTACCTCCAGAATGTTGTAACTTAAGTCCGGCGCTAcccgatttattaaaatacgcGGTTACAAATAAACCCCAAGCTTTAAGAGCGATTACGGCTTTACAACAAAGTCATAAAATGTTGAGGCGACGTCCGGCGAGTTACAGTTTATATTTGGACTTTATTTTACAAAGTgggaattttattaaaacgtcaaataaGATTGAATGTGGGAAAAAGTATAAAGTGGGACAGTTAAAAACTAagttatctcaatttgttttaaaagaagacGATTTTATTCGAGATTCGTGCGTTTTGGTCAACAAGGATCCCCACTCGTGGGATTGGGGTTTAgttaaagtattattaaaagATGAAAAGATCTTCAAGATTGATGTGACGGAGACAACCCATCGGAACTTTTTAAAGCGTcttatcgatttttataaaccaACGAATCATTTGTACTCTCACACCGATTTAACAATAGAAAAACGTTATTATACTTTAGTTGgaattgaattaattcagTGTTTATTACGATTGGATGACGATTATTGCACAAGATTATTACACGAACTTTTTGGAGACATTTCAAATAACATTACAGCTATAACAAGCAACAAAAGCCCTCATGATTGTCTTTTTAGTCCGTTACATATGGGCAACACACAATGTCAATcgtattttctatttattggAAGGTTAGGAAGCGCTGCAAAAGGAGTTAGGATATTGCAAAATTTAACTATTTTTGAACA ATTACAGCAGCTAGCATCAACAACAAATCACTcatgttatgttaaattgataatATCCTCATTAGACTACAAAAGTGATTCCCCATCGAAACAATTACTCTCAAGTGTATTAATTTGTCGCAATGAAAACTCAAGATTGTACGCGACTCAATTCCTTTTAATCTTATTAAGAGCTGGAGTGCCGGATTTCGCTTCGTGGGGAATCGAATTTCTCgctaaacaattaaaagacGAATCTCGCAGCATTCGATTGGCCGCTTTAAACGTTTTACATGAAGCATGCGAAGTGCCTCAGTGTTTAGATAGTTTGGCGAACATAAATCCGGATTTGTTAGGTGCAATGGGTGAAAAAGGATTGTTTCTTTTGATTCGATTCTTATCGACGACGGCCGGATTTCACTTGTTAGAAATGAACGGATTTGTTTATAAGGAAATAACAAGATGGAATGAAACGTTTAATTATCGTTATGTACGTTTGGTCGAAACTGAAACTTCAGATGCTTTAACATTAAATCAACGCGGTGAAGATGGGCGTTATGATAAAAGGACTAGTTCTAATAAGCAAACGATgaaaaaagatgtttttttaCCACCACACCTTTACGGGCAGTTAAGTTCACATAAAGAAGGATTTAGGATACTTTTAGAAAATATCCCTTTTGATCACATGACTCAG gcTTTAGAGGTCGGTAAATGTGATACTGAGGATGATATTTTAACGTTAAAAGCGTATTTATGGGCTTTAAGTCACTTGGGTAGCTCGAAATTGGGGGCGGAGGCTTTGAATGCAAAGAATGCAATCACATATATTGTACACTTGGCGGAAAAATGTGAAGTTTATTCGATAAAGGCGACTGCTTTTTATTGTTTAGGATTAATTGCAACAACAAAGTTTGGGGCggattgtttatttaaattaa GATGGGTTTCGAGTAGACACGATCGGCATGATCGTTGGCCTGTTATTGAAGATGAAAATTGGGAggatgaaaatattaaattaccaTCTTATGATATTGCTTATCGATCGGATTCGGAAAGATCAAGTGATAGATTGTTTCCATTTGCTGAAGAAACAACTACAGATACAAGTATTACAACTGATGATGAAATCTTATTTATGGGTGATGCAG aattaactTCGGACCAAAAACGTTCCCAAACATTACCAAACAACCAATCTTACACTCATTTTCACGTGCGATCTTTATCCGAGTCAAGAACTTATGATGCTATAACTGGTGTTGATCATAAATATTCGTTTTCAAAACGAGTGGGCGGGGGCGATGTGAAACGAAGGGAATTATCGGGAACGGAGTCGACCTCAGGGGTTGGCTCAAGTGAATCCGTTGTAggaaaaaatattagaaa tgatCGCACTCAAACTTTAAGCCCGATTCCAAGCTCATCTAGTCTGCTTACTTTGAAAACTGAGAGAAATCGGAGATATTCCGAGTCTTCAAAACAACAATCCatattaa GTATTACCCCATCGGATAAATCGACGGTTTCACCGCCAAGTAGTAGTTGTGGCAAGCCGAGTTATCAAGATTTAAAAGGTTATCGAGAACTAGCTCGGCTCAAATATCAAGATGaacattccgattttcttCGACATTTTCAATACCGTTTTAGCACGTTACGAAGTGACAAAACAAGCGGAGGGGGAGGTTCGTCATATTCGACGAGTACAACTTATGATGAGTATATGGAAATTTTCGGTGGAGATAAAAGATCCACCGAATTATATCGACGACCCGTGCGTCACGATGAAAAACATTCGTCTCGAAGAAAACGGTGTTATATGGGAATTTGTCTTCCATTGGAATTGGGGAATTTATTTCCAGAGAGTAGAAGTTTAGGTAGAGGGTTGGTTCGAAGTGGTTCAG aaaacgGAGCTGATACAATGATTCGAAGAAAAGTTGATATAACAAtccataataaaaaattatgttttaaatgttcacaattaagaaatttaaatttaagtagGTCATCGAGTATATTTAAag CTCAAAACCAATCCATGTCAAAATCGGAAGATGAAATCATCGTCGATCAAGAAGAAGCGTTAAAAACCGAAATACTCCTTCAAATCGAACGTTTAGCAAACCCGTTATTTACAAAATCAGCTAAACAAacgttattattacaaaagcaaaaaaatccggatatttttaaagatatgtGTCTGTATTCGGACGTTTGCCGAACGGTTTCAGAAAACGTATACCGTTTAGGACCGAGGCGAATTAttcaagaattatttttggatGTGGCATTCGATTTTACGAATACCGACGTGGATGCGATTTTAGCTAAAGAACGGAATTATTACGATGACGTCGTGGTTGGTGGTTGTTGTTCCTTGGTGGTCTCGGCAaccaataaaaatgtaattaaggGTTTTGATGTCGTAACGAAACCGACCGCGCTTAAAGAGGCGACGATCACCGAGTGTTCTACTAAGACTGAAAACGTTCCCGTAACTATACGAACCTTAGATAAGCTTAAATTTACTTATAATGAGAATAAATTTCCTATTAAGAATCGAAATGATGATGAGAAAcaagttattaaataa
- the LOC111427241 gene encoding NADH dehydrogenase [ubiquinone] 1 alpha subcomplex subunit 5, whose protein sequence is MSCSGPLKRTTGLTGLAVAANPHHTLGVLYGKILRAIQKMPENAAYRKHTEQIVKERSEVLKCVKDVATIERQIGCGQVEELIVQAENELILARKMLAWKPWEPLMKQPPPNQWTWPPAK, encoded by the coding sequence ATGTCGTGCTCTGGGCCGTTAAAAAGAACAACCGGTTTAACAGGATTAGCTGTAGCCGCGAATCCTCATCATACGCTAGGAGTTTTGTATGGGAAAATTTTGAGAGCCATACAAAAAATGCCTGAAAATGCAGCGTACAGAAAACACACGGAGCAAATAGTAAAGGAGCGTTCGGAAGTTTTGAAGTGTGTTAAAGACGTTGCTACAATTGAGCGGCAAATCGGTTGTGGACAAGTTGAGGAGTTGATAGTTCAAGCTGAGAATGAATTGATTTTAGCGAGAAAAATGCTCGCTTGGAAACCTTGGGAACCTCTAATGAAGCAACCTCCACCAAATCAATGGACTTGGCCACCagcgaaataa
- the LOC111427239 gene encoding guanine nucleotide-binding protein-like 3 homolog, with protein sequence MAKFKLKKQSKRQKARLRYKVEKKVREHNRKLRKDTKKSPKNKKPEIIQIPNICPFKEDILKEVEILKQKKEEEKLQKREAAKAERLKRKEEEAKNIAAGGLEKLVNNAECKGKIYEALTLDTTKEKNLENNRENSLKAYYKEFRKVVDAADVILEIVDARDPLGTRCVQVEQAVRESKGNKRLVIVLNKADLIPREILDKWLKYLRSEAPTIPFKASTQNQSHSLGQRKFKLTNKDQKLMQNSSSVGADLLMSLLSNYCRNKGIKTSIRVGVVGLPNVGKSSLINSLKRSRACNVGATPGITRSMQEVQLDSKIKLLDSPGIVFATGNDSSASLRNAVRVSALQDPVTPANAILQRVTKQQMMELYDITEYNSPDEFYSLKASRMGRFKRGGRPDLIAAARSLIDDWNSGKIRYYTTPPENETKTHIDAKILSETSKEFNLDEFESMEVEILSQLEKSTEDKTANKPFQVDSLGSVICEDMVQDKDGSDELLPQKLEVKIQKKKPTMLVRKKKVDPVMELEGNLQLNKVKKLQFKKEKKIQKKQARILAEKVLESSKDDENYDFDNDFNMK encoded by the exons ATGGCAAAATTTAAACTAA AGAAGCAATCAAAAAGACAAAAAGCCCGTCTTCGTTATAAAGTCGAAAAGAAAGTCAGAGAACATAACCGAAAGTTACGAAAAGATACCAAAAAGagtcccaaaaataaaaaaccagAGATTATTCAAATACCGAATATATGCCCTTTTAAGgaagacattttaaaagaggttgaaattttaaaacagaagaaagaagaggagaaattacaaaaacgGGAAGCTGCAAAAGCTGAGAgattaaaacgaaaagaaGAGGAAGCGAAAAATATTGCAGCAGGAGGATTAGAAAAATTGGTGAATAATGCTGAATGTAAAGGAAAGATTTATGAAGCTCTCACACTTGAtactacaaaagaaaaaaatttagaaaataaccgagaaaattcattaaaagcttattataaagaatttcGAAAAGTTGTTGATGCGGCTGATGTAATTTTAGAAATAGTCGACGCTCGTGATCCTTTAGGGACACGTTGCGTTCAAGTGGAACAAGCCGTTAGAGAATCAAAAGGAAATAAACGCTTAGTTATTGTTTTGAATAAAGCTGATTTAATTCCAAGggaaattttagataaatggTTAAAATATTTACGTTCTGAAGCCCCAACTATACCATTTAAAGCTTCAACTCAAAATCAGTCCCATTCTTTGGGTCAAcgcaaatttaaattgaccaataaagatcaaaaattaatgcaaAATTCTTCTAGCGTTGGTGCTGACTTATTAATGTCTTTATTATCGAATTATTGCAGAAACAAAGGAATTAAAACATCAATTAGAGTTGGAGTTGTTGGTTTACCAAATGTTGGTAAaagttcattaattaatagtttAAAGAGAAGTAGAGCTTGTAACGTTGGAGCCACACCAGGAATTACAAg atcTATGCAAGAAGTTCAATTagattctaaaattaaattattggaTTCGCCAGGAATTGTTTTTGCAACTGGAAATGATTCAAGTGCTTCTTTGAGGAACGCTGTTAGAGTTTCAGCTCTACAAGACCCTGTTACACCGGCTAACGCCATTTTACAAAGAGTTACTAAACAACAAATGATGGAATTGTATGATATCACCGAATATAATTCACCAGATGAATTTTATAGCTTGAAAGCAAGCAGGATGGGGCGATTTAAAAGAGGTGGTCGTCCTGATTTAATTGCAGCTGCAAGAAGTTTAATTGATGATTGGAATAG TGGAAAAATCCGTTATTATACAACACCACCAGAAAATGAAACTAAAACACATATTGATGCAAAAATCTTATCAGAAACCTCGAAAGAATTCAATTTGGACGAATTTGAAAGTATGGAAGTTGAAATTTTGTCTCAACTTGAAAAATCAACGGAAGATAAAACGGCGAATAAACCGTTTCAAGTTGATTCGTTGGGATCTGTTATTTGTGAAGATATGGTTCAGGATAAAGATGGTAGTGATGAAttg ttgCCTCAAAAATTGGAggtgaaaatacaaaaaaagaaaccgaCTATGTTGgttagaaagaaaaaagttgaCCCCGTCATGGAATTAGAGGGAAATTtgcaattaaataaagtaaaaaaattgcaatttaaaaaggagaaaaaaatacagaaaaagcaAGCTCGAATTCTAGCCGAAAAAGTTTTGGAATCATCCAAAGACGATGAAAACTATGACTTtgataatgattttaatatgaaataa
- the LOC111427240 gene encoding coiled-coil domain-containing protein 191 isoform X1, which translates to MSKCWGIRLVIMTGCYGNVNVFDIKLTMSQEEKYNSQLYIESKSVVLIEHIEKLANLCLSQDNLIDLSKKIEENQKIERNKPEITTIRSIVYESLSKSIKSQQNMDIEKSYVQELMITSRSTKLVEKYFNIWRAKVRKKKRPDTGLIKKEKINNFLERLKQTTEQKIAEPNKLTTQSKSSNNLSCYQIKTSNETFKNRLKSQQDVIQNQKAQINEQNKLIEDLRLGIIQEETTKSLNNSHYEIREIFRRCSGSVRCKITPPEASENNVHVIELRCSKPPKLFREMEKRAEERSLKRQIIKERKRVLDERKQILAAEAVERKKTVEEEERKKNLEMIKERRRLESETIKIKELKRKEYLEKIHKANKFHNRKLKLMVFDGMKKMIKIMEENFFKAEFYYDNCAKRNCFLALKKYSNQKIFERNCKADGLFQFKVLKKSFQAWKVLIIMKKQSLQVAEDVFDMKLQSKMFLKWKQFYEWEQINYFNKREVAQKHFERKILIHHFYLWKSLPAVIQLEKAKEAKKRKWREKVWEIIPDYKPYGDDSLIVA; encoded by the exons ATGTCTAAATGTTGGGGAATTAGGTTGGTCATCATGACTGGTTGTTATGGCAACGTAAATgtatttgatatcaaattgacaatgagtcaagaagaaaaatataattctcAATTATATATTGAGTCTAAAAg CGTAGTTTTAATTGAGCACATAGAAAAATTAGCAAACTTGTGTTTATCCCAAGATAATCTTattgatttatcaaaaaaaatcgaagagaatcaaaaaattgagCGAAATAAACCGGAAATAACCACAATAAGATCGATAGTTTATGAAtctttatcaaaatcgatcaaaTCTCAGCAAAATATGgatattgaaaaaagttaTGTTCAAGAATTAATGATTACGTCTCGTTCTACAAAGttagttgaaaaatattttaatatttggaGGGCGAAAGTAAGAAAGAAAAAGCGACCTGATACAGGATtgattaaaaaggaaaaaataaacaactttttggAGCGTTTAAAACAAACAACAGAACAAAAAATTGCAGAACCAAACAAACTCACAACACAATCAAAAAgttcaaataatttaagttGTTACCAGATTAAGACGTCAAACGAAACGTTTAAAAATCGTCTAAAATCACAACAAGAcgttattcaaaatcaaaaagcaCAAATAAACGAACAAAATAAGTTAATCGAAGATCTACGTTTGGGAATTATTCAAGAGGAAACGACGAAATCCTTAAACAACTCTCATTATGAAATTAGGGAAATTTTTCGGAGATGTTCCGGTAGTGTTCGTTGTAAAATCACACCCCCCGAAGCGAGTGAAAATAATGTTCACGTAATTGAATTAAGATGTAGTAAACCGCCAAAGTTATTTAGAGAAATGGAGAAAAGAGCTGAAGAACGTTCGTTGAAAcgacaaattattaaagaacgGAAACGGGTTTTGGATGaacgaaaacaaattttagctGCCGAAgctgttgaaagaaaaaagaccGTCGAGGAGGaggaacgaaaaaaaaatttagaaatgatCAAAGAACGCAGACGACTTGAAAGTGaaacgattaaaattaaagaattaaagcGAAAGGAGTATTTGGAAAAGATTCATAAAGCTAATAAATTCCATAAtcgaaagttaaaattaatggtTTTTGATGGGATgaaaaaaatgatcaaaataatggaagaaaatttttttaaagccGAGTTCTATTACGATAATTGTgcgaaaagaaattgttttctagccttaaaaaaatacagtaatcaaaagatttttgaaagGAATTGTAAAGCTGATGggttatttcaatttaaagttttaaaaaaatcttttcaagcTTGGAAAGTCttgattattatgaaaaaacAAAGCTTACAAGTAGCTGAGGATGTTTTTGATATGAAATTACAAagcaaaatgtttttaaaatggaaACAATTTTATGAGTGGGAgcaaatcaattattttaataagagGGAAGTTGctcaaaaacattttgaaag aaaaattttaatacatcaTTTTTATCTATGGAAATCTTTACCAGCCGTTATTCAATTAGAGAAAGCAAAGGAGGCAAAGAAACGGAAATGGAGGGAAAAAGTTTGGGAAATAATTCCAGATTATAAACCATATGGAGATGACTCACTAATAGTTGCTtaa
- the LOC111427240 gene encoding coiled-coil domain-containing protein 191 isoform X2 encodes MDIEKSYVQELMITSRSTKLVEKYFNIWRAKVRKKKRPDTGLIKKEKINNFLERLKQTTEQKIAEPNKLTTQSKSSNNLSCYQIKTSNETFKNRLKSQQDVIQNQKAQINEQNKLIEDLRLGIIQEETTKSLNNSHYEIREIFRRCSGSVRCKITPPEASENNVHVIELRCSKPPKLFREMEKRAEERSLKRQIIKERKRVLDERKQILAAEAVERKKTVEEEERKKNLEMIKERRRLESETIKIKELKRKEYLEKIHKANKFHNRKLKLMVFDGMKKMIKIMEENFFKAEFYYDNCAKRNCFLALKKYSNQKIFERNCKADGLFQFKVLKKSFQAWKVLIIMKKQSLQVAEDVFDMKLQSKMFLKWKQFYEWEQINYFNKREVAQKHFERKILIHHFYLWKSLPAVIQLEKAKEAKKRKWREKVWEIIPDYKPYGDDSLIVA; translated from the exons ATGgatattgaaaaaagttaTGTTCAAGAATTAATGATTACGTCTCGTTCTACAAAGttagttgaaaaatattttaatatttggaGGGCGAAAGTAAGAAAGAAAAAGCGACCTGATACAGGATtgattaaaaaggaaaaaataaacaactttttggAGCGTTTAAAACAAACAACAGAACAAAAAATTGCAGAACCAAACAAACTCACAACACAATCAAAAAgttcaaataatttaagttGTTACCAGATTAAGACGTCAAACGAAACGTTTAAAAATCGTCTAAAATCACAACAAGAcgttattcaaaatcaaaaagcaCAAATAAACGAACAAAATAAGTTAATCGAAGATCTACGTTTGGGAATTATTCAAGAGGAAACGACGAAATCCTTAAACAACTCTCATTATGAAATTAGGGAAATTTTTCGGAGATGTTCCGGTAGTGTTCGTTGTAAAATCACACCCCCCGAAGCGAGTGAAAATAATGTTCACGTAATTGAATTAAGATGTAGTAAACCGCCAAAGTTATTTAGAGAAATGGAGAAAAGAGCTGAAGAACGTTCGTTGAAAcgacaaattattaaagaacgGAAACGGGTTTTGGATGaacgaaaacaaattttagctGCCGAAgctgttgaaagaaaaaagaccGTCGAGGAGGaggaacgaaaaaaaaatttagaaatgatCAAAGAACGCAGACGACTTGAAAGTGaaacgattaaaattaaagaattaaagcGAAAGGAGTATTTGGAAAAGATTCATAAAGCTAATAAATTCCATAAtcgaaagttaaaattaatggtTTTTGATGGGATgaaaaaaatgatcaaaataatggaagaaaatttttttaaagccGAGTTCTATTACGATAATTGTgcgaaaagaaattgttttctagccttaaaaaaatacagtaatcaaaagatttttgaaagGAATTGTAAAGCTGATGggttatttcaatttaaagttttaaaaaaatcttttcaagcTTGGAAAGTCttgattattatgaaaaaacAAAGCTTACAAGTAGCTGAGGATGTTTTTGATATGAAATTACAAagcaaaatgtttttaaaatggaaACAATTTTATGAGTGGGAgcaaatcaattattttaataagagGGAAGTTGctcaaaaacattttgaaag aaaaattttaatacatcaTTTTTATCTATGGAAATCTTTACCAGCCGTTATTCAATTAGAGAAAGCAAAGGAGGCAAAGAAACGGAAATGGAGGGAAAAAGTTTGGGAAATAATTCCAGATTATAAACCATATGGAGATGACTCACTAATAGTTGCTtaa